The Lathyrus oleraceus cultivar Zhongwan6 chromosome 5, CAAS_Psat_ZW6_1.0, whole genome shotgun sequence genome includes the window AATATATGTTTTTTATTCAATGAGAAAAGATTACAAGTCTTTGTAAATTAAAAGAGCAATATAATAGGCTACTCAAACTTGGTCATTAGACCACCCTTCTGACACGAGGAAGTTCTTGTAGTCTTCATCCCACTCATCATCAGATGACTCCTTCTTCTTGGGGTTCTTCATAATTGTATATGATGTTCTTCCAACCCTAGTTGCGCTAGCAGAAGTCCCAACACCTTTGGAATAGTTTATACAATCATCTTTCTGAACCTTCAAAGCCTTCTTAACTTCTTCTGAGGAACCATTGTTGGTGTTTTCACCTGATTTGCTCATTATGATCAAGAAAGAAGTTTAATGAAAAAAGGAGGAATGTATTTTTGCATGTTATAAACTGGCTTTTATAGGGAGAATGGGAAAAATAGAAATTTGATTGGTTTAATATGAACCAATGCAGTTAAGAGATAGATACTTTCTTGGTCTTCAGACTCCCTTTCCAAGGTTTGACTGCTATGTCTCATAGGTTCAAAACAGGTTGGAATATTTCATGTTCTGCAAAATCTTTTCCAACTAATCAAGTCATCTATTAAACATCACATTTATTGCCTGCATGTTTTAACTAATGACTAAAGGGGAGGATAAATCCCGATTTTTATTCTTTTTACTCGGACCTGATTATTTCCCATATCATTTTCTTCATAATCTTTTCTTTTCCTTATATTACTTTTTATTGATGACAAAAGGGGGAGAAAGATAATGGGGTATTTAATATCTGAAGATTATGATTAAAAGAAACTTAATTAACCTGGATATGACTTatggggagcttacaaacctcgcCCTCTAGACTATCAGAATCAGGGGGAGCTTACAATCCTCATACCCTGAAGTCAACATGTTAATTAAATTAACAAATATTGTTATTAAATATTTATGtttgtcatcattaaaaaggggagattgttggaacaaaattggttgATATCATATCCTctaggttttgatgataacaaagtatttaaagaacaattgggATTCTAACATTTGTTCAAGTATGTAGGATTATAAGACTAATAAAAGATGAAGAGAAGCTTGAAGATTCTGAATCTGAAGTTCAAATTCTGACTCTGATGTCACTTCTGAAGACTCTAGATCTAATGAAAGATCCAGACTCTAAAGAAGTCAACTATGAAGAAAGTCAACCTCTGGTGATCCAGACTCTGAAGCTTCAAAAGCCAAGAAGCAGATTCTGAAGAGATCAGCCTCTAAAGAGTGAAGTATGAAGAAAGTCAACCTCTGAAGGATCATAATCTGGGCTCCATAATCTGAAGGTTATCCAATCCCTTCAATCGAGGAAACTCAAACAGACTTAATGATATTTTTGTTCATGTGAAGACTTAAGGAAAATCTTTTCATGGAGGTCTAAGCTTCAACGAATAATTCTTCTTGAAGAAAGAAGTTTCTTGACATGTCCAATCAACACAAAGATTCTCCAAGACTATTGTGCGAAAGTCCTTCAACGGCTCTTTCTAGCCTCTCTATAAAAGGAGCAGAAAGCTTGAAGAAAATAACTGACTCTACACAACACCATACATTCAAAGAGAAGTTACTCTGTCAAAAATATTGCACACATTATAATTAGAATTTATTAATAAGTGTATATTCTAGAAGTTCTTAAGTCTTAGAGTCTTTCTAAATTGTATTTTGTCTACACCTTTGATTGTATATCCTTTACCTAGAGATGTTAAACCCATTCTTCTATTGATTTCCACATTGTCACTAACTTGTTTCGTAAACTAAGAACACTTAAGGGATATGTACCTTAGGCCAGATGATCCTCCCATGGAGATTGTGTTTGCAAGCTTCTACGCCCTTTTGGTATTCGTCTTCTGGTATGACAATCGTGATCCTATCTCCTTTGACACAGGGTATATGAAGTTGATTGGTGGTATATTACCAACGTTGTTTAACACCTCGGCGATTTTTTTTTGCTACTTTAGAATGTTCTCTTCAGTTGATGGTGTCTTAGGTTAAGATGTTAAGGTTGGTTGCGGATTGTAATCCAAGAATGACCATGACACAATCAGAATCTATTAAACATAGTAGCAAGACATTAATTTGTTAGGTCAATAATGTCATAGCCATCCTCAATCGCCATTGTTCATTTTAATCTATTCACCTAGCTCTTTATTGATAAGCACACTTAATAAGAAGAGAAATTATATTCTTACACCATTTTCATACACCAATACTTACACCACGCACTGTTCACCGTATTTATACGGTGAacaatattttttatttttttaaataaaataataatatttataaaaaatattataaaagaatatatatatatatatatatatatatatatatatatatatatatatatatatatatatatatatatatatatatatatatactttttgtaatataaatataaagtttgttattaaccaattttattatTACATTAactatattatatatatatatatatatatatatatatctatatatatattaatatatattaCTAACCATTTATTTTACTTATAATTTATTAATCAAATTTACTAATTTAATGACCAATAAACTACACAATATTAACCAAATTCTGAcattaaaaaatatcaaatataataatttatctatattttataatttaatgTCAGAACTTAgttaatattttatattttattgATTAATGAATTAGTAAAGTTGATcaataaattataaataaaataaatggttAATAACGTGTATTTTTATGGTTAatgcaataataaaatttaaatttatattaaaaaataattttaaaaataatattttttttacaaatattttattttatttataaaaaaacaTTATTCACCGTATAAATACGATGAACAGTATATGGTATATGAATGGGGTGTAAAGATATGGTGTAAAAATAACCGTgtataaaatagaaaaatatttgtttaaaaaacaatttttaaatttaataaaatGGACACACAATTTCTAAAATAGTACTTctatatttgatttttttaatatttttattttttatgtacTATTGAGTTAATTTAGCGGCTACTTTTTATCATGCTCTTTTGCTTTTCTTAATTCTTTTGTCTGGCTGGAGTTTGTCCAGTAAAATACATAACACACTTTTGTTTTTTTCTTGTtatcctctctctctctcatatcTTTCTTCTTACTTGCACTCTCATTCCAAAATTCTCTCCCCATTTTTTCATTCCTCTACATCACTTCAACTTCCATTCCGTGTTTTTAACAAAAACGCACTCACAAAACACGTAACTGTTTTCACTTCACTTTAATAAACTggtgagttttttttttttttttaattctgtTCTCATTTATCTCGTGCACGCACGTTACATAGTTTTCACAGAACGTGTTTCTTTTATGGTCAACCATTTTTGTTGTCAATGTTTTGATCTGTCTTCATATGTTCCTTCAAACTGTGTTTTGTGTCTGTATCTGCTTCCTTAATTCAAAgtatgtttttttttttttataattaaaaaaattctcTTATACCCTTTTTCAGTTGCTGAGAATTAAAGCTGAGTAGAATTaaagaaaagtgaaaaaaaaaagattttttttattCTCAATTGAGATTTCATTATTGGGTTGaactttttttctttctttcttttcttccaTCATTCTGATCTTGATTTTTCTTCCTCTATACTCTTTAGTATTTTACATTAATAGAATAGAAAAACTAATCAAGTTTTGAGCTTTATACATTTCATCTCTGGATTTGGATTTTCTGGATCTTTCTTTGTAATTGTGTTCTTTTGTTGAATTTGACTTTTAGGTTGGTGATGTCATTGTACAAGTTTGATTTTTTCAACCTCTAGTGTTGTAATTGTAAACTCTTGAAAATTAGTTAGTGTGTGAAATAGTTCGAAATTGACTTGTTCAAATTCAATGTTATTTTTTATAACTTTGAATTGTTTCAGTTTTTGGCAGGTATGTAAATGGATTGGATGATGAACAAAGAATAGAAAAAGAAGGAGAGATGAAAGAGGAATCTACAGGATTAATTATTGGGATTTCTATAGGTGTTGTAATTGGAGTTGTTTTGGCTATTTCTGCATTGATCTGTTTTAGATATCATAGGAAGCGATCACAGATAGGGAATAGTAGTTCTCGGAGGGCCGCTACGATACCGATTCGCGCTAATGGTGCTGATTCTTGTACTATTTTATCAGATTCAACCTTAGCTCCTGAATCTCCTGTTAGGTCTGGAAGAAATGGCATGAACTTTTGGATTGATGGTTTCAAGAAGACTAACATGATTTCTGCATCTGGAATACTCGAATATTCATACAAGTACGGTTCTTTGTCCATTTACATGGCTTGAAACTGAATTATATAATTAGCTATCTATTTATTCTTAGCGCTTAATTTTGATTCATCGTTAGTGTCGACAAATCATAGTCTTAAATCTACGGTGTATATGAATTAAGTTCTTATTTTTAGTCGAAATATGAAGGTCTCGGGTTCAAGCTCTTGAAACAGTAAGACTGATAAACCTAGCCTCTAGATCAGAGCCTCGCGCGCACACTGATTTTCAACCAACAACAATATGTGTGCTTATGATAATTTGTAAATTATGGTGGCAACTATTTCTTCTCGTTCGGTTTTAACTTTGATATTTACATTTCAGGGACTTGCAAAAGGCGACGTATAATTTCACAACACTGATAGGACAAGGTGCATTTGGTCTTGTATATAAAGCTCAAATGTCTACTGGTGAAACTGTTGCGGTGAAAGTTCTTGCAACCAATTCTAAACAAGGGGAGAAAGAATTTCACACCGAGGTAAAGATGTTTACCGAAAATCATTTAGCATAATACTTTTCTTAAAATAGATAAATTGTGTTATACATTTAGAAAACTATTAAAGTATTCATAATATTTCCTAAATTAAACTTTTTGTTAGGTTATGTTGTTGGGAAGGTTACACCACAGAAACTTGGTGAATCTGGTTGGATATTGTGCAGAAAAGGGCCAACATATGCTTGTTTATGTCTACATGAGTAAAGGCAACTTGGCTTCCCACTTGTACAGTAAGTTAGTTATCTATCTTTTTTGGGATGTCTTTCAAATTCAACTCGCATAAGCGATAATAAGTGAAGGATGTAAGCTTGTCTTTATATTTAGGTGAAGAGAATGGGAATCTAGGATGGGATTTGAGGGTTCATATAGCTTTAGATGTAGCAAGAGGCTTGGAGTATCTTCATGATGGGGTAAGTTACCGTGTGATCTGCGCTAAGATAATCCTGCTTTGTATACTTAGTTCCAATCGGATTTGTTATTCTCACTCCAGGCCGTTCCTCCTGTCATTCATCGCGACATCAAATCTAACAATATTCTATTGGATCAGTCCATGCGAGCCCGGGTATGTCCTTGTTGATCATCGCTGTATTTGGATTGATCTATTTTAATCTATAATAATAGTTTAGTGTTGGTTATGATGCTTCTTATGCTCTTGTTGATTCTGAATCGAATAGGTTGCTGATTTTGGACTTTCAAGAGAAGAGATGGTGGATAAACATGCAGCTATTCGCGGTACCTTTGGCTATCTTGATCCCGAGTATATATCTTCAGGGACATTCACGAAGAAAAGTGACGTATACAGTTTTGGAGTGTTGCTCTTTGAACTCATAGCCGGACGAAATCCTCAGCAGGGTCTTATGGAATACGTTGAACTCGTAAGATCTCTCTCTTTCCTCCTTTTAATCTAACGATCTGTAGCTGTTCTTATGAATGCTATTGATGAGTGAATAGGCAGCGATGAACACCGAAGGGAAAGTCGGTTGGGAGGAGATTGTTGATTCAAAGCTCGAAGGAAAATGTGATTTCCAAGAGTTAAATGAAGTGGCAGCACTTGCATACAAATGCATCAACCGCGCTCCGAGGAAGCGTCCTTCGATGAGGGACATAGTTCAAGTATTGACTCGGATCCTTAAATCAAGGCACCAGAGGAATCATCATCACAAGAATTCGCTTTCGGAGACGGCAGATGAAGTTGCAATGGATGTTGATGAGGCGGAAAATAAGGATTCTGTTACTACTGACCACCACAGAAGAGATGAATCTATAGATAGTACAACTGACATGTATGATTTGTGACAATATTGTTTTACATTTAGTTCTTTCCTTTTTGGCTTTGCATATGAATATGACTTAGATATTAGGATTTGAGTGATTTAATGATGCCTCACATCATTTTCTGTAGTTTTGTGTAacattcttttttttttcttttcttttctttattgtttCATTCTCTTGCCTCAGTTCTGTTGTTTTGCAGAACAGGAACTCCAAAATTTGTATATTATATTACTTTCATGAATGAAATTGATTGAGTAAAAAAATAGTTACCTTTTGTTCTAATCGAACTCAAATTCGATGTAGTGTGTACTGTTGCCAAGTGTAGTCTAGTCGTATGGGTGGGAGAAGTAGCTCAGTTGGCTTGAAAATATTCGTCATTTAGTTTGGATCATAGTCTATGGAAAGTTATCTACCAACTATACACAGGTCACTTATCACATGTTAACCGATGTCTTTTGTTATAGTTGTGGTGCAGCTAATGAAATCATCTTCCACACTCTTAAAGATTGCTTTAAGGCCATGTAAGTTTGGAACAGTTTCAGTTTTCTATTGGAAATCTCATAACGGTGAATCCTTCAAAGACAACAATCACAACAATCGCTTTCTGGAATATTTTTGGTCAAATAACTATTCCTTTATACTCTACCAAACAAGTTTTTGGTGGTTCAAATAAGATATCAGTCCCTAGACTTGTGTCTTGACACCCTCCCTAAGAGAATATGATAAAGGCAATGTAGATGGTAGTTTCATTGGTAATTCAGAGCATCCGACTTTGGTGGTCTTTTGAAAAATTCTTTTAGAGATTGGATCACATGTTTGCAGGAATTTAGGTTTCATCTTATTAGAAAATAAAATATTCATTCTATCAATTATTAGCATTGATGTATCAATTATTAATATCACTATGCATTGATGTATATTGATTATCAAATTATCTTGATAAATGAACCTGACTCAAAATCATTGTATATATTCATTAATGTATAATGAAACAATCAAGAGAGATAATTCTATTATTATATCACAAGCATATTCCTCTTAGCAACCTTATTTTCCCCCTCCTCCTCTAAATATAGTCACACCGCCCTCATTTATCTTCCTTTACCTTCAACCACCACATCATCATCGTGTATGAATCAAGCTCAACCACTCATCAATAAAAAATACCAACCGAAGCCACTGTCAAAACTACCACTCCTTCCATTCATCATGCCCTTAATGTCACCAATATTACAAACTTCATTAAAATTACCCTTGATATTGGAAAGAGCCAATACAATACCTGATTTAAGTTGTTCAAAATTCATGCTCAAGCATATAAGGTTATTGACCACATTATTCCTCTATCCAAAATCGATGCTACCTCTTCCTACCCATCTCTCAAAGAAATTGACTCATCCCTATGGAATTACCTTGATGTCATTGTTCTACAATGGATTTATGGCACCGTATCTACTGACCTTCTCCACAGCATAATTGAACGTGATTCTACCGCACAACTAGCCTAAGAACGTTTGTTTAACATTTTCTTTGATAACAAGAACTCTCATGCTCTATATTTAGAGCAAGAATTCTCTTGGGTCACCATGGAACAATTCCCAGACGCCTTCTCATACTGCCAACACATTAAATCTCTTTCTGATCAATCATCTAATGTTGGTGCACCTGTATCAAGTGAACACATGGTGTTTCAACTTGTTTACGGTCTCTCTGATGCATATGCTATTGTTGGCTCTCAAATCTATCATTCTAAAACTTTGCCTCCTTTTTACAAGGCTCGGTCTATGGTTGTCTTGGAAGCAATGACACTAGAAAAAAGAATATAACACAAAAATGATAACTTTGAATTTATTGCTTCTCAGAAAAATAGCTCTCATGCTTATCCTCCTACTCGCGCCAGCTATAACAACAATAGTAACACCAGAGGTCAAGGCAGACGTTGTGGAATATGTCATTACCACTAACACAAGTCCTGTTTGGGGTATATGTCGACAACATTTCCAAAttgacaatagtccctggagcataatgcttaagtgccaccaagtattttggaagttctTTGTATGACTCCTCCCAATTGTCAAACACCTTTCAACTGCCTTAGTCCTAACTATACATGTCTTCCTGTATGATGAAGTATAATTGTATTGTGTAACGATATATGAGATTGTTGTACTCACCTTTAATGAGGGATTGCCGCTAATGACAAACAAAATTTCACCGCATATTAACTGAGAGTTGAGTTTACGATGGTCCTGCATCGGGTTCATAATTAAGCAAGTGTGAAATGGACCCATAGAACctatctcccaagaatcactcctcttcTGGTAAGATGATGACAATCGGAACAGGTAGAGCTCATTACGACAATAGATCTTGTACCTCGTTGCATTAGTTTGATCAATCCTATAATCAGCTGATAATtccatgtgatactttttaatgGCTCTGACACAATCATCTTTAGTGCGAAATTTATCTTCTTCTTTCAATGATCCTTTAATTCAAGTATAACATTAAATGAAGAATCGACTGAGTATGAAAATAGAATTAAAGCTCGttgttatattatgattctatttgataattttttattaCCTGAAAGTACTGGTAATGCGGTAAATATTATTTGtcgttgttacgaaacataaataaagTAGGCACATATAGTTGGGATTCAGCTATTTTGTTCCATCTATATACTTGTACGTTTTATTCTTGTGCCTATTTTctacaagcatgaggttggtcaagaatgtcgtcactcgccccAATCAACGAGAAGTCATTCACATTCCTCtatgcaacaaagtaagtttatctTAAATCTTCTAATTTGCTATACTTTATACTGGAACTGACTATAACTAATATATTTTTAATCTTTTCGATCTAGGTGGTTAGCTCTGGagatgaactacaacaggtgtcccAAACATGTtgtagtagtctatcgcaatATTTTAGACCACAGTGGACCAGACGATGTATTACTACTAAACAACTATACTTTTGATTTAAAATGATTATCAAATTAGATATCCTCTAATCATGTCAAATTCTTATACAATTTATTTGGAGGCTATATCTGGGTCTTGACCATTAGGTTAAACACGATGATGTTGCAGTTTGGACAATAAAAACCCCAATCATTCAGTTCACTACTATGGAGATGCACTAGAGTGATCGTGTGAAACTGCAGTTCagcatgcaacaacaaattccagaacctccgacgtgtttgggatATTGGCATCAATAAAGAGTCAATAGCCAATGGGATTATTTCGATTGGAGATACTTCAGAAATAAGATGGGccatctgtcataccccaaaatttgcccgctaatattacaagacatttttcaaggcactccaacttattgttcaagacattgaccttaaaggaGCAAAGACCCGGCTCAcaaatggcccaatccagaaaaagactcaaactggcatgctcgctaggcgagcaactccttcgcctagcgaacccttcgctatgccactcgcctagcgaagcttgcgaataccagaaaattctgggcttcattctgagcccattaggtcataaaaagagcattataaataccacaacttcagtcaggAAAAGGGGACGAAAACGGAAGGAAAACAACAGAAGGAGAGGAACCggaaccctagcaatcaaaccttggaggctaaccaagagaattcagagcaaccctaaaggaaaccctgaaggcaactcatctgcacaaaggttacctccgcccaactcaatccgataccaaaagtgatctgccaattcaacgttgcaattcaattgcaaacaggtttgcgcatcactactgttttatgcttccaatctgtaatctcaatacataatgcatcatgat containing:
- the LOC127086476 gene encoding calcium/calmodulin-regulated receptor-like kinase 1, which translates into the protein MKEESTGLIIGISIGVVIGVVLAISALICFRYHRKRSQIGNSSSRRAATIPIRANGADSCTILSDSTLAPESPVRSGRNGMNFWIDGFKKTNMISASGILEYSYKDLQKATYNFTTLIGQGAFGLVYKAQMSTGETVAVKVLATNSKQGEKEFHTEVMLLGRLHHRNLVNLVGYCAEKGQHMLVYVYMSKGNLASHLYSEENGNLGWDLRVHIALDVARGLEYLHDGAVPPVIHRDIKSNNILLDQSMRARVADFGLSREEMVDKHAAIRGTFGYLDPEYISSGTFTKKSDVYSFGVLLFELIAGRNPQQGLMEYVELAAMNTEGKVGWEEIVDSKLEGKCDFQELNEVAALAYKCINRAPRKRPSMRDIVQVLTRILKSRHQRNHHHKNSLSETADEVAMDVDEAENKDSVTTDHHRRDESIDSTTDMYDL